Proteins from a single region of Punica granatum isolate Tunisia-2019 chromosome 8, ASM765513v2, whole genome shotgun sequence:
- the LOC116189409 gene encoding ankyrin repeat-containing protein BDA1-like has product MYTHIYIDYRARDSINNMENMLYEAAAEGDVSALQMLLWDDKLILDRVLSRCFTETPLHIAAMLGHREFVKEILSRKPEMAKELDFRKSSPLHLATAKGHVEVVKLLLSENPEVCLFRDADGRNPCHVAVIKGHTQVLKELVQAKPEAARAEIGGGNILHLCVKHYQLEALEFLLDMMGDDREFVNYLDNDGSTILHLAAADRQVEIVTLTLRKSRVELNMVNSYGFSAQDIALAHGRRHLKDIEIQESLEQAGAVQPSLRGKDQTVPVELEKNSRRHKPKREKNWLEQKRGTIMVVASLIATMAFQAGINPPEILFKENEKIKDRGDITADFINIISVSFYASACIILLLISGIPLRRRFFMWFLMVIMWVAIITIMIAFDRAVHILAQSARTAMLGGYFNFGVAGTDFVLVLIFVHTLRLIMKMVSCVRRRIKKQRSNLSSSMRQNIV; this is encoded by the exons atgtacacacatatatacatagattATAGAGCGAGAGATTCAATCAACAACATGGAGAATATGCTCTATGAAGCAGCAGCTGAGGGTGACGTATCTGCTTTGCAGATGTTGCTTTGGGACGATAAATTAATTCTCGACAGAGTTCTATCGCGCTGTTTCACGGAGACACCACTGCATATTGCTGCCATGCTCGGGCACCGGGAGTTTGTGAAGGAGATTTTAAGCCGGAAGCCTGAAATGGCCAAAGAGTTGGACTTTCGGAAATCATCGCCGCTCCATTTGGCAACAGCAAAAGGCCATGTCGAAGTAGTAAAACTGCTTCTGTCGGAAAATCCTGAGGTATGCCTTTTTCGGGATGCGGACGGAAGGAATCCATGTCACGTTGCTGTGATCAAAGGCCACACTCAAGTCTTGAAGGAGCTCGTTCAAGCAAAACCTGAAGCTGCCCGAGCGGAAATTGGAGGTGGCAACATTTTGCATCTCTGCGTTAAACACTATCAACTCGAGGCTCTAGAGTTCTTGCTGGATATGATGGGTGATGATCGTGAGTTTGTGAATTACCTGGATAACGATGGCTCCACAATTTTGCATCTCGCTGCAGCTGATAGACAGGTTGAG ATTGTGACTTTAACGCTCAGAAAATCCCGAGTGGAACTAAACATGGTGAACTCATACGGCTTCTCTGCACAAGATATTGCATTAGCTCATGGTCGAAGGCACTTAAAAGATATTGAAATTCAGGAATCCCTCGAGCAAGCTGGAGCAGTGCAACCAAGTTTGAGGGGAAAGGATCAGACAGTTCCGGTGGAGCTTGAGAAAAATAGCAGAAGGCACAAGCCGAAGAGGGAAAAGAATTGGTTGGAGCAGAAAAGGGGCACAATAATGGTAGTAGCATCGCTTATTGCAACCATGGCTTTCCAAGCAGGAATCAACCCGCCTGAAATTCTCTTTAAGGAAAACGAGAAGATTAAAGATAGAGGTGATATTACTGCTGATTTTATCAATATAATTTCTGTCAGTTTCTATGCATCTGCCTGCATTATCTTACTCTTGATCAGCGGCATACCTTTAAGGCGGAGGTTCTTCATGTGGTTTCTGATGGTCATAATGTGGGTCGCAATAATAACAATTATGATAGCTTTTGACCGTGCTGTTCATATACTAGCTCAAAGTGCTCGTACGGCTATGCTCGGGGGTTACTTTAACTTTGGGGTTGCGGGGACAGACTTTGTTCTCGTTCTTATATTTGTGCACACTTTGCGGCTCATAATGAAGATGGTAAGCTGCGTCAGGAGAAGGATCAAGAAACAGAGGAGTAACTTGAGTTCCAGTATGAGACAGAACATTGTATAG
- the LOC116189412 gene encoding ankyrin repeat-containing protein BDA1-like isoform X1 produces the protein MENMLYEAAAEGDVSALQMLLWDDKLILDRVLSRCFTETPLHIAAMLGHREFVKEILSRKPEMAKELDFRKSSPLHLATAKGHVEVVKLLLSENPEVCLFRDADGRNPCHVAVIKGHTQVLKELVRAKPEAARAEIGGGNILHLCVKHYQLEALEYLLDMMGDDREFVNSLDNDGSTILHLAAADRQVEIVTLTLRKSRVELNMVNSYGFSAQDIALAHGRRNLKDIEIQESLKQAGAVQPSLRGKDQTVPVELERYSRRHKPKRENNWLEQKRGTIMVVASLIATMAFQAGINPPAIYFQENEKIKGRIDIPAFVNVIGVSFYASACIILLLIGGLPLRRRFFMWFLMVIMWVAIISIMIAFNNAVDILPRSNDMDSSEGDFYLGDVGAIFVLVLLFVHAVRLIVKTVRCVRRRIKKQRSNLSSSMRQNIV, from the exons ATGGAGAATATGCTCTATGAAGCAGCAGCTGAGGGTGACGTATCTGCTTTGCAGATGTTGCTTTGGGACGATAAATTAATTCTCGACAGAGTTCTATCGCGCTGTTTCACGGAGACACCACTGCATATTGCTGCCATGCTCGGGCACCGGGAGTTTGTGAAGGAGATCTTAAGCCGGAAGCCTGAAATGGCCAAAGAGTTGGACTTTCGGAAATCATCGCCGCTCCATTTGGCAACAGCAAAAGGCCATGTCGAAGTAGTAAAACTGCTTCTGTCGGAAAATCCTGAGGTATGCCTTTTTCGGGATGCGGATGGAAGGAATCCATGTCACGTTGCTGTGATCAAAGGCCACACTCAAGTCTTGAAGGAGCTCGTTCGAGCAAAACCTGAAGCTGCTCGAGCGGAAATTGGAGGTGGCAACATTTTGCATCTCTGCGTTAAACACTATCAACTCGAGGCTCTAGAGTACTTGCTGGATATGATGGGTGATGATCGTGAGTTTGTGAATTCCCTAGATAACGATGGCTCCACGATTTTGCATCTCGCTGCAGCTGATAGACAGGTTGAG ATTGTGACTTTAACGCTCAGAAAATCCCGAGTGGAACTAAACATGGTGAACTCGTACGGCTTCTCTGCACAAGATATTGCACTAGCTCATGGTCGAAGGAACTTAAAAGATATCGAAATTCAAGAGTCCCTCAAGCAAGCTGGAGCAGTGCAACCAAGTTTGAGGGGAAAGGATCAGACAGTTCCGGTGGAGCTTGAGAGATATAGCAGAAGGCACAAGCcgaaaagggaaaataattGGTTGGAGCAGAAACGGGGCACAATAATGGTAGTAGCGTCGCTTATTGCAACCATGGCTTTCCAAGCAGGAATCAACCCGCCTGCAATTTACTTCCAGGAAAACGAGAAGATTAAAGGTAGAATTGATATTCCTGCTTTTGTTAATGTAATTGGTGTCAGTTTCTATGCATCTGCCTGCATTATCTTACTCTTGATCGGTGGCTTACCTTTAAGGCGGAGGTTCTTCATGTGGTTTCTGATGGTCATAATGTGGGTCGCAATAATATCAATTATGATCGCTTTTAACAATGCTGTTGACATACTACCTCGAAGTAATGATATGGATTCGTCCGAGGGTGACTTTTACCTTGGTGATGTGGGGGCCATCTTTGTTTTGGTTCTTTTATTTGTGCACGCCGTGCGGCTCATAGTGAAGACGGTAAGATGCGTCAGGAGAAGGATCAAGAAACAGAGGAGTAACTTGAGTTCCAGTATGAGACAGAACATTGTATAG
- the LOC116189412 gene encoding ankyrin repeat-containing protein NPR4-like isoform X2 — MENMLYEAAAEGDVSALQMLLWDDKLILDRVLSRCFTETPLHIAAMLGHREFVKEILSRKPEMAKELDFRKSSPLHLATAKGHVEVVKLLLSENPEVCLFRDADGRNPCHVAVIKGHTQVLKELVRAKPEAARAEIGGGNILHLCVKHYQLEALEYLLDMMGDDREFVNSLDNDGSTILHLAAADRQVEIVTLTLRKSRVELNMVNSYGFSAQDIALAHGRRNLKDIEIQESLKQAGAVQPSLRGKDQTVPVELERYSRRHKPKRENNWLEQKRGTIMVVASLIATMAFQAGINPPAIYFQENEKIKGGGSSCGF, encoded by the exons ATGGAGAATATGCTCTATGAAGCAGCAGCTGAGGGTGACGTATCTGCTTTGCAGATGTTGCTTTGGGACGATAAATTAATTCTCGACAGAGTTCTATCGCGCTGTTTCACGGAGACACCACTGCATATTGCTGCCATGCTCGGGCACCGGGAGTTTGTGAAGGAGATCTTAAGCCGGAAGCCTGAAATGGCCAAAGAGTTGGACTTTCGGAAATCATCGCCGCTCCATTTGGCAACAGCAAAAGGCCATGTCGAAGTAGTAAAACTGCTTCTGTCGGAAAATCCTGAGGTATGCCTTTTTCGGGATGCGGATGGAAGGAATCCATGTCACGTTGCTGTGATCAAAGGCCACACTCAAGTCTTGAAGGAGCTCGTTCGAGCAAAACCTGAAGCTGCTCGAGCGGAAATTGGAGGTGGCAACATTTTGCATCTCTGCGTTAAACACTATCAACTCGAGGCTCTAGAGTACTTGCTGGATATGATGGGTGATGATCGTGAGTTTGTGAATTCCCTAGATAACGATGGCTCCACGATTTTGCATCTCGCTGCAGCTGATAGACAGGTTGAG ATTGTGACTTTAACGCTCAGAAAATCCCGAGTGGAACTAAACATGGTGAACTCGTACGGCTTCTCTGCACAAGATATTGCACTAGCTCATGGTCGAAGGAACTTAAAAGATATCGAAATTCAAGAGTCCCTCAAGCAAGCTGGAGCAGTGCAACCAAGTTTGAGGGGAAAGGATCAGACAGTTCCGGTGGAGCTTGAGAGATATAGCAGAAGGCACAAGCcgaaaagggaaaataattGGTTGGAGCAGAAACGGGGCACAATAATGGTAGTAGCGTCGCTTATTGCAACCATGGCTTTCCAAGCAGGAATCAACCCGCCTGCAATTTACTTCCAGGAAAACGAGAAGATTAAAG GCGGAGGTTCTTCATGTGGTTTCTGA